In Sander vitreus isolate 19-12246 chromosome 7, sanVit1, whole genome shotgun sequence, a genomic segment contains:
- the mad2l2 gene encoding mitotic spindle assembly checkpoint protein MAD2B, with the protein MTTLTRQDLNFGQVVADILCEFLEVAIHLILYVREVYPSGIFQKRKKYNVPVQMSCHPELNQYIQDTLHCVKPLIEKNDAEKVVVVIMDKEHHPVERFVFEMSQPPLLSISSDTLLSHVEQLLRAFILKISVCDAVLNNNPPGCSFTVLVHTRDAATRNMEKVQVIKDFPWIVADEQEVHMQEPRLIPLKTMTSDIVKMQLYVEERAQKT; encoded by the exons ATGACAACTCTAACAAGGCAAGACCTCAATTTTGGACAAG TGGTTGCGGACATCCTGTGTGAGTTCCTGGAGGTCGCTATTCATCTCATCCTGTATGTCCGTGAAGTTTATCCCTCGGGAATATTTcagaagagaaagaaatacaATGTACCTGTGCAG atgtcATGTCACCCAGAGCTGAATCAATATATCCAAGATACActtcattgtgtaaagccacTCATTGAGAAG AATGATGCAGAGAAGGTGGTGGTGGTCATCATGGACAAAGAGCATCATCCAGTAGAGAGATTTGTGTTTGAGATGTCCCAACCTCCTCTGCTGTCCATCAG CTCAGACACATTACTGTCACATGTGGAGCAGCTGCTGAGGGCATTCATACTGAAGATTAGTGTGTGTGATGCTGTTTTAAATAATAACCCACCAG GgtgttcatttacagtactggTACATACCAGAGATGCTGCGACACGCAACATGGAGAAGGTTCAAGTCATCAAG GATTTTCCTTGGATAGTTGCTGATGAGCAGGAGGTCCACATGCAGGAGCCTAGACTCATCCCACTGAAGACCATGACATCTGATATAGTAAAG ATGCAGCTCTATGTGGAAGAGAGGGCCCAGAAAACGTAG